A single genomic interval of Zingiber officinale cultivar Zhangliang chromosome 4A, Zo_v1.1, whole genome shotgun sequence harbors:
- the LOC121972851 gene encoding uncharacterized protein LOC121972851 produces MQYRSPPGSHSSSSTTTTTANIQLQQPPERADIKFEGLQADRPTPPAMWLVAALCTLLWLAVILGGLAVLIVYLVFRPRTPLLEIVSGTLNGAYLDVGPRLNVDLTLLVNISNPNAKVQVTLSYLQLDLYFDGVLLATQGVEPLEESAGEAVLRSVHMVVSEVVLGTKAAEKWQEEAQGGGTGTNKGVGMQVVGRFRSRSVLSGWMRYSYWLHRRCNILVDGPPNGALIASSCASKH; encoded by the coding sequence ATGCAATACCGATCGCCGCCGGGAAGCCACTCCAGCAGCAGCACCACCACCACCACGGCCAACATCCAACTCCAACAGCCGCCAGAGCGCGCCGACATCAAGTTCGAGGGCCTGCAGGCAGATCGGCCGACACCGCCAGCTATGTGGCTGGTAGCCGCTCTCTGCACGCTCCTCTGGCTCGCCGTCATCCTCGGCGGCCTCGCCGTGCTGATCGTCTACCTCGTCTTCCGGCCGCGGACCCCTCTGCTGGAGATCGTGAGCGGCACTCTCAATGGGGCCTACCTGGACGTGGGACCGCGCCTGAACGTCGACCTGACGCTGCTGGTCAACATCTCCAATCCCAACGCCAAGGTGCAGGTGACCTTGAGCTACCTGCAGCTGGATCTTTACTTCGACGGCGTGTTACTTGCGACGCAGGGTGTGGAGCCGTTGGAGGAGAGCGCGGGGGAGGCGGTTCTTCGGAGCGTGCACATGGTGGTGAGCGAGGTGGTGCTAGGGACGAAGGCCGCAGAGAAGTGGCAGGAAGAGGCGCAAGGGGGTGGCACTGGCACTAACAAGGGGGTGGGGATGCAAGTGGTGGGGAGGTTCCGGTCAAGGTCGGTGCTCAGCGGGTGGATGCGTTACAGCTATTGGCTGCATCGCCGCTGCAATATACTCGTCGACGGGCCGCCCAACGGAGCGCTCATTGCAAGTTCCTGCGCCTCCAAGCACTAG